Proteins co-encoded in one Flavobacterium fluviale genomic window:
- a CDS encoding beta-ketoacyl-ACP synthase III, whose product MNKITAAITAVGAYVPDFVLSNKVLETMVDTNDEWITTRTGIKERRILKDADKGTSYLAIQAAQDLIAKANIDPLEIDMIIMATATPDMMVASTGVYVATEIGATNAFAYDLQAACSSFLYGMSTAAAYVQSGRYKKVLLIGADKMSSIVDYTDRATCIIFGDGAGAVLFEPNYEGLGLQDEYLRSDGVGRDFLKIPAGGSLIPPSEETVKNRQHNIMQDGKTVFKYAVTNMADASELILQRNNLTNQDVDWLVPHQANKRIIDATAGRLELDESKVLVNIERYGNTTSGTLPLVLADFENKLKKGDNVIFAAFGGGFTWGSIYLKWAYDKK is encoded by the coding sequence ATGAATAAAATCACAGCCGCTATTACCGCTGTTGGCGCTTACGTTCCTGACTTTGTACTTTCCAACAAAGTTCTAGAAACAATGGTTGATACCAATGACGAGTGGATTACCACTCGAACAGGAATTAAAGAGAGAAGAATTCTTAAAGATGCCGATAAAGGCACATCTTATCTTGCTATACAAGCAGCGCAAGATTTAATTGCAAAAGCAAATATTGATCCTTTAGAGATCGATATGATTATAATGGCAACAGCAACACCAGATATGATGGTGGCTTCTACAGGAGTGTATGTTGCAACAGAAATTGGAGCTACAAATGCTTTTGCATATGATTTGCAGGCGGCATGTTCAAGTTTCTTATACGGAATGTCTACTGCTGCAGCTTATGTTCAGTCAGGACGTTACAAAAAAGTACTTTTAATTGGTGCCGATAAAATGTCATCAATTGTAGATTATACAGATAGAGCTACTTGTATTATTTTTGGTGATGGAGCTGGTGCAGTTCTTTTCGAACCAAATTATGAAGGGCTTGGTTTGCAGGACGAATATTTAAGAAGTGATGGTGTAGGGCGCGACTTCCTTAAAATTCCAGCAGGAGGTTCTTTGATTCCGCCTAGTGAAGAAACTGTAAAAAACAGACAGCACAATATTATGCAAGACGGTAAAACTGTTTTCAAATATGCTGTAACTAATATGGCAGATGCCAGCGAATTGATTTTGCAAAGAAATAATTTGACAAATCAAGATGTAGATTGGTTAGTGCCACACCAAGCTAACAAACGTATTATTGATGCTACTGCAGGAAGATTAGAATTAGACGAATCTAAAGTATTGGTAAATATCGAAAGATATGGTAATACAACTTCTGGAACTTTACCATTAGTATTGGCAGATTTTGAAAATAAGCTTAAAAAAGGAGATAATGTTATCTTTGCTGCCTTTGGTGGTGGATTCACTTGGGGATCTATCTATTTAAAATGGGCTTACGATAAGAAATAA
- the rpmF gene encoding 50S ribosomal protein L32, which translates to MAHPKRKTSKTRRDKRRTHYKATVAQIATCPITGEAHLYHRAYWHEGKMYYRGQVVIDKSEAVA; encoded by the coding sequence ATGGCACATCCTAAGAGAAAAACCTCGAAAACAAGAAGAGATAAGAGAAGAACACATTATAAAGCTACTGTAGCTCAAATCGCTACATGTCCTATTACAGGTGAGGCGCATTTATACCACAGAGCTTACTGGCATGAAGGTAAAATGTACTACAGAGGGCAAGTTGTTATCGATAAATCTGAAGCGGTTGCTTAA
- a CDS encoding YceD family protein: MSKTKEFLIPFVGLKLGKHHFEYQINNTFFKDFDYEEFQSSNIKVNLVFEKKSTMLELEFKHKGTVNVPCDLTGEDFDLPIKGKMKLIVRFGDEFNNDNEELLILPHGEHELDVSQYIYEMIALSVPQKRIHPGVKDGTLQTEALTKLNELSVKEQKEESNKEEDIDPRWEKLKKLLTDK; this comes from the coding sequence ATGAGCAAAACAAAAGAATTTTTAATTCCTTTCGTAGGATTAAAACTAGGAAAACACCATTTTGAGTATCAAATAAATAACACGTTCTTTAAGGACTTTGATTACGAAGAGTTTCAAAGTTCAAATATTAAAGTGAATTTGGTTTTCGAAAAGAAAAGCACCATGTTAGAGTTAGAATTCAAACACAAAGGAACTGTAAATGTGCCTTGTGATCTAACAGGCGAAGATTTTGATCTTCCTATAAAAGGGAAAATGAAATTGATTGTTCGCTTTGGAGACGAGTTCAATAATGATAATGAAGAATTGTTGATTTTGCCGCATGGAGAACATGAATTAGATGTGTCACAATACATTTATGAAATGATTGCACTTTCGGTGCCTCAAAAAAGAATTCATCCAGGGGTTAAAGACGGTACATTACAAACCGAAGCTTTGACAAAATTGAATGAACTAAGTGTAAAAGAACAAAAGGAAGAGAGTAATAAAGAAGAAGATATTGACCCGCGTTGGGAAAAATTAAAGAAACTATTAACGGATAAATAA
- the pdxA gene encoding 4-hydroxythreonine-4-phosphate dehydrogenase PdxA — protein MNKKAENIIVGISVGDLNGIGSEVILKTFEDSRMLELCTPVIFANAKILSFVKKSFTSTVQFHGVDKLDQVIPGKVNVLNLWKEGVDVNFGVNDPKIGEYAIKSFTAATKALKDGEIDVLVTAPINKYNIQSEGFKFPGHTDYLDQELQGNALMMMVQDNLRVGLITDHVPLNEVASHLTEELITKKIETIRKSLVQDFSIVKPKIAVLGLNPHAGDGGVIGKEDDLVLKPVLKKLFDAGTMVFGPFPADGFFGSGQYEKYDAIVAMYHDQGLIPFKTLSFGKGVNYTAGLDKVRTSPDHGTAYDIAGKDMADHNSFTEAVYLAIDIFRSRNQYEEISQKPLKIKEKQL, from the coding sequence ATGAATAAAAAAGCAGAAAATATAATTGTTGGAATTTCAGTAGGAGATTTAAACGGTATTGGAAGCGAAGTTATACTGAAAACATTCGAGGATTCTCGTATGTTAGAATTATGTACGCCGGTTATTTTTGCCAATGCTAAAATTCTTTCATTCGTTAAAAAAAGTTTTACATCTACCGTTCAGTTTCATGGAGTTGATAAATTGGATCAAGTCATTCCCGGAAAGGTAAATGTTTTGAATCTTTGGAAAGAAGGAGTAGATGTTAATTTTGGGGTAAATGATCCAAAAATAGGAGAGTACGCTATAAAATCTTTTACGGCAGCGACAAAAGCTTTAAAAGATGGCGAAATAGATGTTTTGGTAACAGCACCTATTAATAAGTATAATATACAATCTGAAGGGTTTAAATTCCCGGGGCACACAGATTATCTAGATCAAGAATTACAAGGCAATGCGCTTATGATGATGGTTCAGGATAATTTAAGAGTAGGTCTTATTACAGATCACGTGCCGTTGAATGAGGTTGCTTCTCATTTAACAGAAGAATTAATCACGAAAAAAATAGAAACTATACGTAAATCTTTAGTTCAGGATTTTAGCATAGTGAAGCCAAAAATTGCAGTTTTAGGATTGAATCCGCATGCTGGTGACGGCGGTGTGATTGGAAAAGAAGATGATTTGGTTTTAAAACCGGTTTTAAAAAAATTATTCGATGCTGGCACAATGGTTTTCGGTCCATTTCCTGCTGATGGTTTCTTTGGAAGTGGTCAATATGAAAAATATGATGCTATTGTAGCCATGTATCACGACCAAGGATTGATTCCGTTTAAAACACTATCATTTGGAAAAGGAGTTAATTATACAGCAGGTTTAGATAAAGTTAGAACATCGCCAGATCATGGTACAGCCTACGATATTGCTGGAAAAGATATGGCAGATCACAATTCATTTACAGAGGCAGTCTATCTTGCAATAGACATTTTTCGCTCGCGTAATCAGTATGAGGAGATTAGCCAAAAACCTCTTAAAATAAAAGAAAAACAGTTATAA